Proteins co-encoded in one Spirosoma endbachense genomic window:
- a CDS encoding polysaccharide lyase produces MKRAYTSFTLFATSVNKDFSLAFTYIQATNRLVRLAVLTTLLPLFFNLSLSSCSQADTITPESETHSAAREDVSLLGSDGFEGQTIANFWRTELRTPTAGLITKDMHRVGKQSMRFSWKTSQVNGTNDMLHSELAMEALPVGETERWYGYSSYMPSSSMADDNQTVIVSQWHGHPDPGFEDSVPPIAISVEPGNKLQLVYRASNKPIVKPLQHPTSQLYADLGPAIFDQWVDFVVHVKWDPTGTTGQLQVWVNGIMKVNEQNIQIGYLQQRKPFWKAGLYCWTGKSKYDEKVIYYDEARVGGPSANYDAVKPGRGDNSAKNKQ; encoded by the coding sequence ATGAAACGTGCTTATACCTCCTTTACTCTTTTTGCCACTTCCGTTAATAAGGATTTTTCTCTTGCGTTCACGTATATTCAGGCTACTAACCGACTTGTCCGTTTAGCCGTGCTTACCACTCTCTTACCTCTCTTTTTTAACCTAAGTTTGAGCAGTTGCTCCCAAGCAGACACGATTACTCCAGAGAGCGAAACTCACTCGGCTGCTCGTGAAGATGTTAGTTTACTTGGCAGCGACGGTTTTGAAGGCCAAACAATTGCCAACTTCTGGCGAACTGAACTTCGAACTCCAACAGCAGGTCTCATTACAAAAGATATGCATCGTGTTGGCAAACAATCGATGCGCTTTTCGTGGAAAACCAGTCAGGTTAACGGCACAAATGATATGCTACACTCCGAATTAGCAATGGAAGCTTTGCCCGTCGGCGAAACAGAACGCTGGTATGGCTATAGTTCTTATATGCCTTCATCCTCAATGGCCGACGATAATCAAACAGTAATTGTTAGCCAATGGCATGGCCATCCAGATCCAGGCTTTGAAGATTCAGTTCCTCCAATAGCTATCTCTGTAGAACCAGGCAATAAATTACAATTGGTTTACCGAGCATCAAACAAGCCTATTGTTAAACCTTTGCAACACCCTACAAGCCAACTTTATGCAGATTTAGGCCCAGCGATATTTGACCAGTGGGTAGATTTCGTTGTCCACGTTAAATGGGATCCCACGGGTACAACTGGCCAACTTCAAGTATGGGTAAATGGCATTATGAAGGTAAATGAACAGAATATTCAGATTGGCTATCTACAACAGCGGAAACCATTTTGGAAAGCTGGCCTCTATTGCTGGACAGGGAAATCGAAATATGATGAGAAAGTTATATATTACGATGAAGCCCGCGTAGGTGGTCCTTCGGCTAATTACGATGCCGTAAAACCTGGCCGGGGTGATAACTCAGCCAAGAATAAGCAATAA